From the Anguilla anguilla isolate fAngAng1 chromosome 6, fAngAng1.pri, whole genome shotgun sequence genome, one window contains:
- the LOC118230612 gene encoding pre-mRNA-splicing factor 38B-like has product MMANNTALATVNQPQQALNKPAASGKHGNVLPLWGNEKTMNLNPMILTNVLSSPYFKVQLYELKTYHEVVDEIYFKVTHVEPWEKGSRKTAGQTGMCGGVRGVGTGGIVSTAFCLLYKLFTLKLTRKQVMGLITHTDSPYIRALGFMYIRYTQPPADLVDWFDGFLDDEEELDVKAGGGCVMTIGEMLRSFLTKLEWFSTLFPRIPVPVQKAIDHQMKSRPRKVPQPEYQEPTPEEPARQAVRRRSRTPRRTPSPRRSPKRSRSRSHHREGRGRASFDRELERERDRQRKERDVGDKDRDRGHRGDRGGDKDRRRSLSLERRRSRSRERRRSQSASRDKKNDRREKEKEREREGEGNRSRKKDRDHKDRDGEREREERSKDRKHKEDREEKREREERKAKRASRSKSREGRRRSESKGRADREARKRDGSRSKERSSKRSSAERAHRRSRSKERSNKRSHSKERSHKSNSSIEPSHKRSRSKERSHKSNSSMEPSHKRSRSKERSHKSNSSIEPSHKRSRSKERSTKRSGSKERSNKRSGSKERSNKRSGSKERSNKRSGSKERSRKSSRSKERSDKRSRSKERSHKRSSSIERNRHSGSEEPKRSHSKEPSLQKEPTKGNGLSKDERERSVSSERKEGSLDS; this is encoded by the exons ATGATGGCAAACAACACGGCTTTAGCGACTGTGAATCAGCCGCAGCAGGCCTTGAATAAACCCGCTGCGTCTGGAAAACACGGAAATGTGTTGCCTTTGTGGGGCAACGAAAAGACAATGAACCTAAACCCAATGATTCTCACGAACGTGCTATCTTCGCCGTATTTCAAGGTGCAACTCTATGAGCTGAAGACTTACCATGAGGTCGTGGACGAAATCTACTTCAAG GTAACGCACGTAGAGCCGTGGGAGAAAGGCAGTAGGAAAACTGCGGGCCAGACTGGCATGTGCGGAGGG GTCCGTGGTGTTGGAACCGGAGGCATCGTCTCCACTGCATTCTGTCTACTGTACAAACTTTTTACCCTCAAGCTCACTCGTAAGCAGGTGATGggactcatcacacacacagactcgccCTACATCAGAGCCCTTGGCTTCATGTACATAAG ATATACACAACCCCCAGCTGACCTAGTGGATTGGTTTGACGGCTTCCTTGATGATGAGGAG GAGCTGGACGTGAAGGCCGGAGGTGGTTGCGTCATGACCATCGGAGAGATGCTGCGCTCCTTCTTAACCAAGCTGGAGTGGTTCTCCACTTTGTTCCCACGCATTCCTGTGCCTGTCCAGAAGGCCATTGACCACCAGATGAAGAGCCGGCCCAGGAAGGTCCCTCAGCCCGAGTACCAGGAGCCGACCCCGGAGGAGCCCGCACGGCAGGCCGTACGCCGGCGCTCCAG GACTCCCAGGAGGACGCCGAGCCCTCGCCGGTCCCCGAAGAGGTCAAGGAGCAGGAGCCACCACCGCGAGGGCCGGGGGAGAGCCAGCTTTGACcgggagctggagagggagcgggacCGGCAGAGGAAGGAGCGGGACGTGGGGGACaaggacagagacagggggCACAGGGGGGACAGGGGTGGGGACAAAGACCGGCGGCGCTCCCTCAGCTTGGAGCGCCGGCGCAGCCGGAGCAGGGAGCGGCGGCGAAGCCAGAGCGCCAGCCGCGACAAGAAGAACGACCGccgggagaaggagaaggagagggagcgggagggcgAGGGCAACCGGAGCCGGAAGAAAGACCGCGACCACAAAGACAGGGacggagagcgggagagggaggagcggtCCAAGGACAGAAAGCATAAAGAGgacagggaggagaagagagagagggaggagaggaaagcaAAGAGAGCCAGCCGAAGCaagagcagggaggggagacGCAGGAGCGAGAGCAAGGGCCGGGCGGACAGGGAGGCTAGGAAGAGAGACGGCAGCCGGAGCAAGGAGCGGTCGAGCAAGCGCTCCAGCGCAGAGCGGGCGCACCGGCGCAGCCGCAGCAAAGAGCGGTCCAACAAGCGCAGCCACAGCAAGGAGCGGTCTCACAAGAGCAACAGCAGCATCGAGCCTTCACACAAGCGCAGCCGCAGCAAGGAGCGGTCGCACAAGAGCAACAGCAGCATGGAGCCTTCACACAAGCGCAGCCGCAGCAAGGAGCGGTCGCACAAGAGCAACAGCAGCATCGAGCCTTCACACAAGCGCAGCCGCAGCAAGGAGCGGTCGACCAAGCGCAGCGGCAGCAAGGAGCGGTCGAACAAGCGCAGCGGCAGCAAGGAGCGGTCGAACAAGCGCAGCGGCAGCAAGGAGCGTTCAAACAAGCGCAGCGGCAGCAAAGAGCGGTCGAGGAAGAGTAGCCGCAGCAAAGAGCGGTCAGACAAGCGAAGCCGCAGCAAGGAGCGGTCACACAAGCGCAGCAGCAGTATAGAGCGGAACAGGCACAGCGGTAGCGAAGAGCCCAAACGTAGCCACAGCAAAGAGCCGTCGCTCCAGAAGGAGCCCACCAAGGGGAACGGGCTCAGTAAAGACGAGCGCGAAAGGAGTGTAAGCTCAGAGCGAAAGGAAGGATCACTGGACAGCTAA
- the LOC118229634 gene encoding uncharacterized protein LOC118229634, translating into MALAGPCPHSQLQSALDCSSNSALISWTPGNGTLLYNVSAEALSTGDYVSCTSNGSSCNISALGCGQRYRVSVVGTGLNCGSRHGYWIAVNTAPCAPTQLSVRSSCDSDTASVSWAAAAGAVSYAVTAEAGDGHRRTCNSSGLSCDVSGLQCGWEYAVWVTGMDADCHGANSEIHTLRTAPCLPQALETHVECLAGDLSVTWQLSRGALRYGVVAEGTAGDVLTCDTDNANCSFPGLPCSQKYNVTLTASDDTCNSSSSLASAVTTAPCPPAAINATVDCSIQGNLTIRITIKIVIKLKSWMKRVLYTATAVDPLGRSHACSTSNSSCDIHSLRCGTEYSVSVAGSVDGCTGPPSELYTVRTAPCVPRLTEVEMDCHSDSASVMWAEVAGASLYSVTAEDGAGGAWHCGSSGTDCAVTGLNCGQLYTFGLTASDGQCNSSRSNTLPSETAPCPPQDIQANVSCGNHTGSVSWTLSQGALRYSAILQRTDGHTSTCTTLGSTCEVTGLACGEAYTVTVVAQGRTCNSSASAGSFIKTAPCMPQNLMSSTSCVDGVATMMWNISKGGVLYSVEATGSDGHAVACTSAGDSCDLTGLHCGQSYIVTMTAGDDTCSSAPTQPVTVTTVPCTPGNVLTEVDCGSNTMTVSWLESAGAEYYTATMEDSNRHSTSCQSVGARCNVTALRCGETYRVTVAASDSLCSSQASPASETPTAPCLPSNIEASVDCQDRSAMLSWYYAAGALSYTAAAQAQSGPAVACDANNTNCVMSGLACGEQYSVSVLAQGETCNSTAHMAGWLTTEPCVPLNLHVQYTLSIGQLIWDSAKGATSYTAEAITDQGLSHACNTTDTNCVLRDLACGQIYNITVTAHNEACSDTVTSDAFYLTTEPCPPENVQASVECESGDGLVSWEQSEVAVGYVAFLEGRNGDLAYCSTATTSCSLAGLHCGTVYYVYVRALGQVFNSTDSTSITLTTDSVVAHVDCVAETATFSWNFTDGAQTYTATVAGSGGDQASCTTQDSYCNVTALNCGETYNLTLKSTNQQCQIITATGVTFQTRPCTPQNAAVDLQCGTRAAVLTWERRDEVELYTASAVASTGARSVSCNSTGDTCLFPNLDCGETYTFTITAHAGTCHSELSDSVDIVTEPCRPEHVTAQGACSQGALVLDWDEAKGALAYTVSAVGDLGYIMAFNATQNTLEEELPCGQTYSINVVAQDDRCQSPQSNPVEFRTAPCKPQHLESYIRCEASLGSVSWAASDGAESYMAVAVGQDSHTHMCTTNGTVCTWNDLHCGDVYTVHVVAQENMCTSSPSNGTVIHTAPCVPQNLVPAFDCGLKVASLTWNASAGAEIYMVVAESGDGHRLELSTNETRAHFTELSCGQTYSLTAAAINQECRSAQSVPVLIQTEPCAPTAVSSELDCISNIAVVTWVASNGSQHYTATVQAAGGETQTCMSSSSLCSIPSLSCGQTYTVSVTASNTQCSSAATAASASLTTVPCAPSNLAVELDCADNTAAVSWNRSQGALSYRLTAQSSRGSPSSCASADPPCSLANLTCGAPYTVHVVAVGATCSSLPGASVEFQTVPCAPEISMAHLDCFTSSALLEWHYAEGATSYTATAESDSGDVTVCYTNYTNCEIADMGCGQVYTVTMVASDGNCNSSQSTGWEIASVPCPPQNVVSQLDCGTNTARVEWEGSVGAESYTVLAVGKEGHVAQCNTTGLACEVVDLMCGRIYNVSVVAHNEHCNISESAITQLQTVPCPPQQVETSVDCDTGATTVSWEHSYGATSYSAVAQGNGGYASYCNTSDTVCQFTDLLCGMTYSFTVIASDDDCISTESSPVYQNTILCEPQNVSAELDCSSNVGLVAWEIGEGVASYRVQAVGPDGHRTQCNSSSTSCQLPDLHCGQRYNLTVTAQDQLCDNSNSFLTLQSGPCQPRNVQTTLQCSSSSASVTWDRGSGATSYAVEGRAADGHQASCNTSATHCNLEGLRCGQTYDVSVVSQDDSCDSAASAMSSMRTAPCPPQNVEAQISCDSGTLVVTWEPSADADAFHVVADDEDGADLSCDTNGTRCSMENLPCGHSYSVTVAAVRGGCHGDPSQAVQVSSAPCVPQDVAGNLDCVTNSVLVTWLPSQGAQSYTVLAQGMDGNNSSCSSAEPSCNVPDLRCGVLYTFNVTASNGHCQTQAETTFEIRTAPCDLSTIDAISQCHSGIIQVTWDSMEGLPLYVATAEGNDRSILTCNSTMSSCDLVGALCGTHYTIIVAAPSHNCSSLRSPPLKISTAPCALEDVVAHADCESQGVLVSWAQSLVAESYHLTAMGRDGDLRECNTTNTNCTLEELQCGQPYSLSVIASTGNCTSPASLEVTFNSVPCMPDGLSVEAECGNGSALLTWAESEGSVEYFACAQGENGDMLYCDSMDTSCAIEGLECGALYNFSVQASDGICNGSFSQPLLEGSAPCPPDAVQTRLLPMREESQAMRVSWSQVDCPNVMYLAVATGNIQGDVQEQFELSSYWTDSTFFEFLLPCSSSYSVTVKARNPAGSSQPSVARTGTTAPCPPLAVTFSESNTSTVLSWNASVFATQYTVYELSSTGRSQVCKTAQLSCTLVSVNRSAIEVTASNSAGESNPTRDVQDPLQRRKRRDLSDIEVTAGLPAPQVSVTALSGSSLRVEWSRVTGATSYILTVEEQSSTGPVSPKVLTVTSEESTVTDLKFGTMYCVVVTARTSLSTITSQPVCVVTIAQANG; encoded by the exons GCACCGGGGACTACGTGTCCTGCACCAGCAACGGCTCGTCCTGTAACATCTCTGCCCTGGGCTGTGGCCAGCGGTACAGGGTCAGCGTGGTGGGGACGGGCCTCAACTGTGGCAGCCGTCACGGATACTGGATAGCAGTGAACACAG ctccctgcgCGCCCACCCAGCTGAGCGTGCGCTCCTCGTGCGACTCCGACACCGCGTCCGTATCCTGGGCCGCCGCGGCGGGCGCAGTGTCGTACGCGGTGACCGCCGAGGCCGGCGACGGGCACCGGAGGACGTGCAACAGCAGCGGGCTGTCCTGCGACGTGTCCGGCCTCCAGTGCGGCTGGGAGTACGCGGTGTGGGTGACGGGCATGGACGCCGACTGCCACGGGGCCAACAGCGAGATCCACACCCTGAGAACCG CACCCTGCCTTCCCCAAGCTCTGGAGACACACGTGGAATGCCTGGCGGGCGATTTAAGTGTTACCTGGCAACTGAGCAGAGGAGCGCTGCGCTATGGGGTGGTGGCAGAAGGCACTGCCGGGGACGTCCTGACGTGTGACACGGACAACGCAAACTGCAGCTTCCCTGGCCTGCCGTGCAGCCAGAAGTACAACGTCACCCTGACAGCCAGCGATGACACGTGCAACAGCTCCAGCAGCCTGGCCAGTGCTGTCACGACAG CCCCCTGCCCACCAGCTGCAATCAATGCGACAGTGGACTGCTCCATCCAAGGGAACTTGACCATAAGAATCACCATTAAGATAGTAATCAAGCTGAAGTCCTGGATGAAACGGGTCCTGTACACGGCCACGGCTGTGGACCCTCTGGGCCGCTCCCACGCCTGCAGCACCTCGAACTCCAGCTGCGACATCCACAGCCTCCGGTGTGGCACGGAGTACAGCGTGTCCGTCGCCGGCTCCGTGGACGGCTGCACCGGACCCCCGAGCGAGCTGTACACCGTCAGGACAG cccccTGTGTTCCACGCCTCACTGAGGTGGAGATGGACTGCCACTCAGACTCCGCCTCGGTCATGTGGGCGGAGGTGGCCGGGGCGAGCCTCTACAGCGTCACGGCGGAGGACGGAGCGGGCGGGGCCTGGCACTGCGGGTCGAGCGGGACAGACTGCGCGGTGACGGGACTGAACTGCGGCCAGCTGTACACCTTCGGCCTGACCGCGTCCGATGGGCAGTGCAACAGCTCGCGGAGTAACACCCTCCCCTCTGAGACAG CCCCCTGCCCGCCACAGGACATTCAGGCCAACGTGAGCTGCGGCAACCATACGGGCAGCGTTTCCTGGACCCTCAGCCAGGGGGCGCTGCGCTACAGTGCCATCCTGCAGAGGACGGATGGCCACACTTCCACCTGCACCACTCTGGGCAGCACCTGTGAGGTCACCGGCTTGGCCTGCGGGGAGGCCTACACGGTGACAGTGGTGGCCCAGGGACGTACCTGCAACAGCTCGGCCAGCGCAGGTTCCTTTATCAAAACAG CACCTTGCATGCCACAAAATCTGATGAGCAGCACCAGCTGTGTGGACGGCGTGGCGACGATGATGTGGAACATCAGTAAGGGAGGGGTGCTGTACTCCGTGGAGGCCACAGGCAGTGATGGTCATGCAGTTGCCTGCACTTCTGCTGGggacagctgtgacctcaccgGCCTGCATTGTGGGCAGAGCTACATCGTTACCATGACGGCCGGGGACGACACTTGCTCCAGCGCCCCCACCCAGCCTGTCACTGTCACTACAG TGCCGTGCACGCCAGGGAACGTTTTGACCGAGGTGGACTGCGGCTCGAACACCATGACGGTGTCCTGGTTGGAAAGCGCCGGGGCCGAGTACTACACGGCGACGATGGAGGACAGCAATCGCCACAGCACCAGCTGCCAGAGCGTGGGCGCCAGGTGCAACGTGACGGCCCTCAGGTGCGGCGAGACGTACCGCGTGACTGTGGCCGCGTCCGACTCCCTGTGCTCCAGCCAAGCCAGCCCCGCCTCCGAGACCCCCACAG CGCCGTGCTTGCCCAGCAACATCGAGGCCAGCGTGGACTGCCAGGATCGGAGCGCCATGCTGTCCTGGTACTACGCCGCCGGCGCCCTGTCCTACACCGCCGCGGCGCAGGCCCAGTCCGGGCCCGCCGTCGCCTGCGACGCCAACAACACCAACTGCGTGATGAGCGGCCTGGCCTGCGGGGAGCAGTACTCCGTGTCCGTACTGGCCCAGGGAGAGACCTGCAACAGCACCGCCCACATGGCAGGCTGGCTGACCACCG AACCTTGCGTGCCCCTGAACTTACACGTCCAGTACACCCTGTCCATCGGCCAGCTGATCTGGGATAGCGCCAAGGGCGCCACCTCCTACACCGCGGAGGCCATCACCGACCAGGGTCTGAGCCATGCCTGCAACACCACCGACACCAACTGCGTCCTGCGCGACCTGGCGTGTGGCCAAATCTACAACATCACTGTCACTGCCCACAATGAGGCCTGCAGTGACACTGTCACTTCTGACGCATTTTACCTCACCACAG AACCATGTCCTCCTGAGAATGTGCAAGCCAGCGTTGAGTGTGAGAGCGGGGATGGACTGGTGTCCTGGGAGCAGAGCGAGGTGGCTGTTGGGTACGTAGCCTTCCTGGAGGGGCGAAATGGAGATTTggcctactgcagcacagcaaCGACATCATGCAGCCTGGCTGGCCTGCACTGTGGCACTGTCTACTACGTCTACGTGCGAGCCCTTGGACAGGTCTTcaacagcactgacagcacCAGCATCACCTTGACCACAG ACAGCGTGGTTGCCCATGTGGACTGTGTGGCTGAGACGGCAACATTCTCCTGGAACTTCACTGACGGGGCTCAAACCTACACAGCGACTGTGGCGGGCTCTGGTGGTGACCAGGCCTCCTGCACCACCCAGGATAGCTACTGCAATGTCACTGCACTCAACTGCGGCGAGACCTACAACCTTACCCTCAAatccaccaatcagcagtgcCAGATCATCACCGCTACTGGGGTCACCTTCCAGACCA GGCCGTGCACTCCCCAGAACGCGGCGGTGGATCTGCAGTGCGGCACTCGTGCGGCTGTCCTCACCTGGGAGCGGCGGGACGAGGTAGAGCTCTACACGGCCAGCGCCGTGGCGAGCACCGGCGCCCGGTCCGTGAGCTGCAACTCCACCGGCGACACCTGCCTCTTCCCCAACCTGGACTGCGGGGAAACCTACACCTTCACCATCACCGCACACGCCGGCACGTGTCACAGCGAGCTCAGTGACTCTGTGGACATTGTCACAG AACCGTGCAGGCCCGAGCACGTGACCGCTCAGGGAGCCTGcagccagggggcgctggtCCTGGATTGGGACGAGGCCAAGGGGGCGTTGGCATACACCGTGAGCGCCGTGGGAGACCTGGGCTACATCATGGCTTTCAATGCCACTCAGAACACCTTGGAAGAGGAGCTTCCCTGTGGTCAGACCTACAGCATCAACGTGGTCGCCCAGGACGACCGCTGCCAAAGTCCCCAGAGCAACCCGGTCGAGTTCAGAACTG CTCCATGCAAGCCCCAGCACCTGGAGAGCTACATCCGGTGTGAGGCCAGCCTGGGCTCAGTGAGCTGGGCGGCAAGCGATGGGGCGGAGTCCTACATGGCGGTGGCGGTGGGCCAggacagccacacccacatgtGCACCACCAACGGCACAGTGTGCACCTGGAATGACCTGCACTGCGGCGATGTCTACACCGTCCACGTGGTTGCCCAGGAGAACATGTGCACCAGCTCCCCCAGCAACGGCACGGTCATTCACACAG CACCCTGTGTACCTCAGAACCTGGTGCCCGCGTTTGACTGTGGTCTGAAAGTGGCATCCCTCACGTGGAACGCCAGTGCAGGGGCGGAGATCTACATGGTTGTGGCAGAAAGCGGCGACGGGCACAGGCTGGAGCTGAGCACAAACGAGACCAGGGCTCACTTCACAGAGCTCTCCTGCGGCCAGACGTACAGCCTCACCGCTGCCGCCATCAACCAGGAGTGCAGGAGCGCGCAGAGCGTGCCAGTGCTCATACAAACAG AGCCCTGTGCGCCAACTGCCGTGAGCAGCGAACTTGACTGCATCTCCAACATCGCCGTGGTGACCTGGGTGGCGAGCAACGGGTCCCAGCACTACACCGCCACCGTTCAGGCGGCGGGCGGGGAGACGCAGACCTGCATGTCCTCCAGCAGCCTGTGCAGCATCCCCAGCCTGAGCTGCGGTCAGACGTACACGGTGTCGGTCACCGCCTCCAACACGCAGTGCAGCTCCGCGGCAACCGCCGCCTCCGCCAGCCTGACCACAG TCCCATGCGCCCCATCCAATCTGGCAGTGGAGCTGGACTGCGCAGACAACACCGCTGCGGTGTCCTGGAACCgcagccagggggcgctgtcgTACAGGCTCACGGCTCAGAGCAGCAGGGGCAGCCCCTCCAGCTGTGCGAGCGCCGACCCCCCCTGCAGCCTGGCCAATCTCACCTGCGGCGCGCCCTACACGGTGCACGTGGTGGCCGTGGGGGCCACATGCTCCAGCCTCCCCGGAGCTTCTGTGGAGTTCCAGACAG TGCCTTGTGCCCCGGAGATCAGCATGGCCCACCTGGACTGCTTTACCAGCTCAGCGCTGCTGGAGTGGCACTACGCTGAGGGGGCCACCTCCTACACCGCCACGGCCGAGTCCGACAGCGGCGATGTCACCGTCTGCTACACCAACTACACCAACTGCGAGATTGCGGACATGGGGTGCGGCCAGGTGTACACGGTGACCATGGTGGCTTCGGACGGCAACTGCAATAGCTCACAGAGCACCGGCTGGGAGATCGCGTCAG tgCCCTGTCCCCCTCAGAATGTCGTATCCCAGCTGGACTGCGGCACCAACACTGCCCGTGTGGAGTGGGAGGGCAGCGTCGGGGCAGAGTCCTACACGGTGCTTGCCGTTGGCAAGGAGGGCCACGTCGCCCAGTGCAACACCACGGGGCTGGCCTGCGAGGTGGTGGACCTCATGTGCGGCCGCATCTACAACGTCAGCGTGGTCGCCCACAATGAGCACTGCAACATCTCCGAAAGCGCCATCACCCAACTGCAGACCG TGCCCTGCCCTCCACAGCAGGTGGAAACCAGCGTTGACTGCGACACAGGGGCAACAACTGTGTCCTGGGAGCACAGCTACGGCGCCACCTCCTACTCTGCTGTAGCCCAGGGAAACGGAGGCTACGCTTCCTACTGCAACACCAGCGACACTGTCTGCCAGTTCACTGACCTGCTGTGTGGCATGACCTACAGCTTCACCGTTATCGCCTCCGATGATGACTGCAtcagcacagagagcagcccAGTGTATCAGAACACCA TCCTGTGCGAGCCCCAGAATGTCAGTGCGGAGCTGGACTGCAGTAGCAACGTGGGCCTGGTGGCGTGGGAGATTGGAGAGGGCGTGGCCTCCTACCGCGTGCAGGCCGTGGGCCCTGACGGGCACCGGACCCAGTGCAACAGCAGCTCCACCAGCTGCCAGCTGCCTGACCTGCACTGCGGCCAGAGATACAACCTGACCGTCACTGCCCAGGACCAGCTGTGCGACAACAGCAACTCCTTCCTGACCCTGCAGTCTG GGCCCTGCCAGCCCCGAAACGTACAGACGACCCTCCAGTGCagctccagctccgcctccgtGACCTGGGACCGGGGCAGCGGCGCCACCTCTTACGCAGTGGAAGGCAGGGCCGCCGACGGCCACCAGGCCTCCTGCAACACCAGCGCCACCCACTGTAACCTAGAGGGTCTGCGGTGCGGTCAGACCTACGACGTGTCCGTCGTGTCCCAGGACGATTCCTGTGACAGTGCGGCGAGCGCCATGTCCAGCATGCGGACAG CTCCTTGTCCCCCTCAGAATGTAGAAGCTCAGATATCTTGCGACTCCGGGACCCTGGTGGTGACATGGGAACCCAGCGCAGATGCCGATGCGTTCCATGTGGTGGCTGACGATGAGGACGGGGCCGACCTTTCCTGCGATACCAACGGCACTCGGTGCTCCATGGAAAACCTGCCTTGTGGCCACAGCTACTCCGTTACCGTCGCAGCTGTCCGAGGAGGCTGCCATGGTGACCCGAGCCAGGCTGTCCAAGTGTCTTCAG CACCATGTGTGCCCCAGGATGTCGCAGGCAACCTGGACTGCGTCACAAATTCAGTTTTGGTCACATGGCTCCCTAGCCAGGGGGCACAGAGCTACACGGTGCTCGCGCAGGGGATGGACGGCAACaactcctcctgctcctccgcCGAGCCCTCCTGCAATGTCCCTGACCTGCGCTGCGGGGTCCTCTATACCTTCAATGTCACCGCATCTAATGGCCACTGCCAGACCCAGGCTGAAACTACCTTCGAGATCAGAACAG CTCCGTGTGACCTCAGCACCATCGACGCCATAAGCCAGTGCCACAGCGGCATCATCCAGGTGACGTGGGATTCGATGGAGGGCTTGCCGCTATACGTTGCCACAGCCGAGGGCAACGACCGCAGCATCCTCACCTGCAACAGCACCATGTCCTCCTGTGACCTGGTGGGGGCGCTGTGCGGTACCCACTACACCATCATTGTGGCTGCGCCCTCTCACAACTGTAGCAGCCTGAGGAGTCCCCCTCTCAAGATCAGCACAg CGCCGTGCGCCCTTGAAGACGTGGTCGCCCATGCAGATTGCGAGTCTCAGGGCGTCTTGGTCTCCTGGGCCCAATCCCTGGTGGCGGAGTCCTACCACCTCACAGCCATGGGGAGAGATGGGGACCTGCGGGAGTGCAACACCACGAACACCAACTGCACCCTGGAGGAACTGCAGTGCGGCCAGCCCTACAGCCTCTCTGTGATCGCCAGCACTGGAAATTGCACCAGTCCAGCCAGCCTGGAAGTCACATTCAACTCAG TGCCCTGCATGCCGGACGGCTTGTCTGTGGAGGCCGAGTGTGGGAATGGCTCAGCGCTGCTCACGTGGGCCGAGAGCGAAGGATCCGTGGAGTACTTCGCCTGCGCGCAGGGTGAAAACGGAGATATGCTCTACTGCGACAGCATGGACACGTCCTGCGCTATCGAGGGACTGGAGTGTGGGGCCTTGTACAACTTCTCTGTGCAGGCTTCGGATGGCATCTGCAATGGATCATTCAGCCAGCCACTGCTGGAGGGATCAG CTCCTTGCCCACCCGACGCAGTGCAGACACGGCTTTTGCCCATGCGGGAGGAATCGCAGGCGATGAGAGTGTCCTGGAGCCAGGTGGACTGTCCAAATGTGATGTATCTGGCGGTGGCCACGGGGAACATCCAGGGTGATGTCCAGGAGCAATTTGAGCTGTCTTCTTATTGGACGGATTCCACCTTCTTTGAGTTCCTCCTGCCTTGCAGCTCCTCCTACAGcgtgactgtgaaggccagaAATCCTGCAGGCAGCAGCCAGCCCTCTGTGGCCCGCACTGGAACCACAG CTCCCTGCCCTCCACTGGCTGTCACATTCAGTGAAAGCAACACCTCCACCGTCCTCTCTTGGAATGCCTCTGTCTTCGCAACACAATATACCGTCTATGAGCTGTCCAGCACTGGCAGGTCTCAGGTCTGCAAAACTGCCCAGCTCTCTTGCACACTGGTCAGTGTCAACAGGAGTGCCATCGAGGTTACTGCCAGCAACTCTGCAGGAGAGAGCAACCCAACAAGAGACGTCCAAG ATCCACTGCAGCGTCGCAAACGAAGAGATTTGTCCGATATCGAGGTCACCG CAGGGCTACCCGCTCCACAGGTATCGGTAACAGCCTTGAGCGGTTCCTCACTGAGAGTGGAATGGTCAAGAGTAACTGGCGCCACGTCCTACATTTTGACTGTTGAAGAGCAGTCCAGCACAGGACCAGTTAGCCCAAAGGTACTGACCGTGACCAGTGAGGAATCCACAGTGACTGACCTGAAGTTCGGCACAATGTACTGCGTTGTAGTCACCGCCAGGACCTCCCTCAGCACCATCACTTCTCAGCCTGTCTGCGTGGTCACCATAGCGCAAGCAAATGGTTAA